The nucleotide sequence TCATCAAGGATATAGAAGTCCAACATTGCGTCTTCTTCTGactgaaagaaagaagggaaaagaAGTCCAACATCGCGGTCACGAAAGAGCCAAGGCGTGTACAAGGAAGGCCTGCTCTTCATGCCTCGTGCCTTAACTCACACCCACCTAGGGATGAAAATGAAGTGGTAACTTTCCGCTTTTCCGGGAGAAAATTGaaaacggagaggaaatatgaaaacgaaAATGAAAATATGCAAAACAGAAGTGGAAATGAAATATTTTGTACGGAAACGAAAACAAAAACGAAACGGTGTTTTTCGGTGGAACAGACATGAAAACGGAACTTTCCGTTTTCATGAATATGAAATTTCTGTTTTGACTATAAGCTTAtggctgctttgtagcccaaccatcaaacaacacacaatgacACAATGAGCATAATGGATCATTTGAATCCCAACTTCTACTATCACACCCGTACTCAATTAGACCCTATATGCAATTGTCCAATATTACTGCAATACTGTGCTAAATTACTAACATAATCATATTATTTTCTAGCCATGTTACCAATTCATTAATTCTTTTGTTTTTGTGTGCATTCCTATATGATTCAAGGGGTCTTTAATATCCGCTAATGCCCACTTCTGTTTCCACGTCCGCTCTGTATTCGCCTCGTGTCTGTTTCCGATAGTATCTGTTTTCGTTTTCATTTTCGGTGTTTTTGTATTTGTTTCTGCTtttgcaaaaaaatataaaaacaaatataatacttccgctccgttttcatccctacaCCCACCGTACGTGTTTACATTGTAGGCAGAGAACGTCCCCATCGAGTCTGCTCCGTGCCACCACCTGCCAAGAGAGACTCGTCAAAAACAATTGCTCGCGTGACACGGACAGGCAGCATTTGTGCGTCCTAGTCAAATTAAATACTACTCCGTACCGTTACCCTTGGTCTCTGCTTCGCGAAAAATGGCTAAAGAAAACAACTAGTAGTGCTATAGGTAGGTGCAAACGATACATCAACTGTAGTCAAGTAGTGCACGTCTAACTTTAATCTTTTCTTTTCACATCACGCATGTAGACAGCCATATTGACCATCTCACTACCTTTTCTGTTCAGCATTCACTCAAATAAACGAATTATAATATAGTAAGGAATCGAAGTCACGACAAGTACGCAGGGTGTTCGTCCTCGTCATCGCACGCGATAAGAGCCTTGAAGATGTCGTCCATGGCCGGCCTGCTGCTCCTCTCCTCCACGCATGACAAGGAGATCTTCAACATTTCCATGGCCTGTCGAGGGTTGAACTGTCCGTTCAGCTTGCTGTCCACCAATGACATGATGTCTCCGCTCGCCACCACCTGCTTCAGCGCCTGCACGATCTGGTTCATCTGTAGCCGCTCCTTGCCGTCCACAGTCCTCTGTTCTGTTATCCTGCTTCCCATCAAGATCTCCAGAAGCACGATACCATAGCTGTACACGTCGACCTTGGCGTCGATCGGCAGGCCCAGCACCCACTCGGGTGCCATGTACCCCGTCGTCCCCCTCATCTGGGAGAGTTGCACGCCGTCGCCGACGGCTTTCCTCCCGGACAGCTTGGACAGCCCGAAGTCGGCGATCTTTGGGTCGAGGTCTCGAGTGAGTAGGATGTTCTCCGGCTTGACGTCGCAGTGGATGACCCACTCTAGACACTCATGGTGGAGGTAGGCTAGGCCCTTGGCCGCGCCCAACGCGATCTTGAACCGCTCTCTCCATGCCAGCGCCTTGCTGCTGTCCTCGCTGAATAGGTGCCTATCGAGCGACCCGTTCTCCACGTACTCGTATACCAGCAGCTTGTGCTTTCCCTCGGAGCAGAACCCCCAGATCCTCACCAGGTTGATATGGTTGATCCTCCCAAACACGGTCATCTCCGCCCAGAACTCCTCCTCGCCCTGCAGCACGTCTGTCAGCTCCTTCACCGCCACCACGGTGGTCTTGTCAAGCACGCCGCGGTACACCACGCCGGAGCCGCCGCGGCCGAGCACCTCGTTGAAGTCCCCGGTCACTTTCTTGAGCTCTCGATACATGAACCTCCTGAACTGGGTCCCCATGACCAGCCGGTAGCCTGCCTCCAGCGAACTGGGCATGCTCTCCTGGCCAGACATGAACCACCATGCCGTGGCGGCGAAGAGTAGCTCGAGAAATCCCAGCACCGCGGCGAACCAGAAGAGGTAGGACAAGTTGGGGCCGCTTCTTAGTGCCCCATACGTGTCGACGTACGTTGGCGGGTCGATGGCCGTATCAAAGCCATCAAGACTGCAGTCGAGGGCCATGGACGGCGGCGGTGCCGAGGCGTTGAGGTCGGTGGGCACCTTGAGATATATGTTTCCGGGGGCGGTGGACGACGTGTAACCGTTGAAGAGGACCCCTTTCGGGTAGCACTGGCCGGTGCCATCCTTCTTGTAGGCGAAGGCGGCGCAGGAGCACATGCTCAAGCAGATGCTCTCGCAGTATTCGAACGTGACGGAGCTGTTGTACCCGATGTCGTAGCCGTAGAAGTCAGTGGAGGCCACCTTGACGAACGTGAACCGCTTTTCCGACGTGCTGCagttggtggcggtggcggcggggaggctGAAGGTGGGGTTGCAGCCCTTCCTCCAGTCCCGGCGGTCCACCATCTCGTACCCCGGCACGCAGGAGCAGCGTGGGGACGGCAGGTACTCGCAGACGGCGTTCTTGCCGCACAGCCCGTGGACGGAGCACGGCTGCTTCACGGCAGCCCACGTGACCGCCCATCCGCCGGCGGCGTCCAGGCTGTACATCCTCACGCTTCCGTCCTGCTCGATGGTTAGCCGCCGCTTGACGCCGGCGGCGCCCAGGTCGGAGGCCTCGACTCGGAGGTTGTCGCTGGAGAGGAACACGCCGGTGTCGTCGAGGACGGCGATGCGTGAGCTGTTGTAGTTGGTCCGGCCGCTCCCGAACACGCCTATATCCCGGTCAGGCCAGTAGATGCTGGCGATTTGCGGGCCGTCATACAAGAGCCGCAGCACGTTGTCGTTGTCGTAGTAGAGGGAGTAGTAGCCGGCGACGAGCCTCGTGTCCTTGGTCAGCGGCTGCGACGGGAGCAGGGTGTCCGTGGGCCAGTCGAAGCTCTGCCACACGGCACGGCCGGAGGAGGGGTCCGCGACGAGGAGATTACCGGTGTCGAGAAGGGAGACGGTGAAGTGCTTGTTGCCGGCGTTCTTGCTGTCCCACACGGTCGTCCCGTTGGCGTCGGCGAGGGACAGCTTGCCGTCGGCGCTGAAGGACATGCGGGAGACCCGGCCGTTGACGGGGGCGCCGGGGTTGGCCGTCCAGGCGGCGGTCCGGTCCGTGGCCGCGGTGAACCAGACGGAGAAGTAGAAGGCGTTCTTCCCGGCTGGGAGGAAGCCGCATGAGAAGGTGGCGTCCGGCGACACCAGGAAGGGCCGGTCGTGGTCTTCCACGGACAGGGAGGACCCGGCGCCCAGCGTGTGTCCTACTCCCGCCGATGCTGCTGCACAGGAGCGCAGCAgcggacaaagaagaagaagaagaagaccaacgaatGTGGCCATGATGCATGAAGTGAATGCGCTGATGGATGTGAGGTATTTTAGCTGATCGGCATGGGAAGCAATCACCAATCAAGCATGCATTCATACTACCTGTAGTTCAACTACCCCTATTTATATTTGTTTTTACGTCAGGCCACTTGTGTTCCTTAAGGCTGGttataatgggagtatcatagctagtattagtattatgcatgccaactagacaactttgatgaggtgacatagaattaaatgaagtaagaaaggattaagtatcatatcatgataccgtatcataataaatgctacactagtatgtgtcatgcatggcaataaataaagtcatTTATGATACTAGCATATGATATATGCactagggaggtagtatcatacactaatatcatatgcatgatactaacttataatactacccattacaaccagcctaaactaACTCTATGTGTATACACGCCAGCGGAGCGGAGACTAGACTGCTGATACGCTCGTTCATACTGTATTGTGTAATGGACTTGTGACTCACTCCTGCGCCATAGTACCATATCATACCATTGGCAACTTGTACGGCTATCCAAGTGCAAGTTGAGTCTGCCCCGGTGCAAGTTGAGCCTGCAAAGCCCCGATGCACACGTCTCTTCTTGCTTTAATTCAATTAAGCCACTTGGGCTGGGAATCATCTCATCACCTTCTTACGAGCTTTGCTACACCTAACCTATAGTTTACGTAATCATTAGGGGCATGACAAGGGTTGAAGGGTTGGGATTAAATTTAGAATAAAGCTAAAAATCTGATTTGCATGCCCTCCTGGACACGGCCTGCACGGAGGAAGAAGCTACAAATGCTCTTTTTGAGATGAGTAatgctacacacacacacacacacgggcaCTTTAGCGGGGCTTTACGAACTATTAGAGATTAATGGATGTGATTCAGTTAAGTAGGACGGGCCCCACCACTTAAAATTAGGGGGGCCAATTAGATTAGCGCATGTTCTTCACCGCGTGAAAGTCCGTTAAATTTGCCCGTCAATGTAGTATTATCGTTTTGAGATGTTCCTCTCAAAAGCCCCGGGCCGGACGTTTTACCTATCAAATTTTTTCCCAAAACCATTTGGGTGCGTGTGGTGCTGAAGTGACTGTGGCCGTCCTTAAAATAGTGGAAGAAAAAGGAAGTGCACAAGAAATTAACCATATTGTTTTGGCTCTCATTCCGAAGGTAAAAGAAATCCAATATTTCTCTCAGTCCATCAGCTTGTGCAATGTGCTATATAAGATAGCTTCAAAGGTAATTGCAAACCGGTTGAAGCTGGTACTACTAGATATTACATCCGCAAAACAATCCGCGTTTGTTCCCGGTCAGCTGGCATAAGAGGGTATTTCGTACCTCGTAAAAAATTTTTAGATCAGTCATCATAAATTGGTGGGTTACAAGTGGCGTCTTTGGCTCCACGTGTCAATCACCTTTTGTTTGTTAACGATAGTTTGTTGTTTTTCAAAGCTAATGGTGTtgggaagtcgtcatgctaaggccccataggatcagcgcaccagaacaacaaccgccgatgaaaaaaaatccaagatcgaaaggatccaacctgcagGCACATAGACGTAGACGAACGAAGACCGGGTCCAAGCGGATCCACTGGAGACAAACACCGACCGGATCCcacgagatccgccggagacacacctccatatgccctccgacgatgctagaaaCATCACCGGGACAGGGGGTACACGGcgaggaccttattccatcttcgaGAAGCTGCTTCCGCCTTGCCTTCCTAAGCACGgcacaaatcctaacaaaacttcAAAAAAGGCCTAAAAAGGAACCCTCCCGCCGGTAAAGCCTGGGATCCAGCGCGCCTCCATGATCCAAGGACCATCGGATATGatgcggaccggcggcggcgccggcaaGAGGCAAGGAAACCCTAGCTGAGAGGTCGCAGGAGGCAGGAGTAGATCACATGTTGTCTTGTCCCGTATAACTATGTGTACTGGAAAGATAATGTGGAGAAAATAATATGATACAACATGTGAGATTTTCTTCTGGGGATGATATAGATCAGGACGTAAAAACAAAAATAACATGAAACATGCCAGATGTGCTTGTCCAGAACCACCGGACTGATTTGTTAACGGATACGCTAAAACTCAGTCGACTGAGTTTTAAGGAAGTCTCAGTCGATACCCCAGCCTGGCAAACCCTATTTGACGCTCGTTAGCGTCAGAATGTTTTGCTTTCGCTGAGGCGAGCCtccagttgggccggcccatgtacggGATTTGCCTTTGCCGTTTGATTCGTTCGCTGCTGCTTCCTTCTCTGCTCCTTGcgggtttttttttcgtttttcttctatGGTTTTTGCTTGCAGTTTTTCCACTGCTTTGTCTGGTTTTCAGTTGTTTTGttccggtttttttattttttctgttttggttcctttttttattttctctttctcttttttctctttactGTGTATTAGATAAAAAGTTCACTGTGTATTAAAATAATCTTCATAGtagaaaatgttcatcgtatattatgaAATAGTTCACCttgcattataaaaatgttcatcgtgtattaaaaaaatgttcatcgtatattatgaAATTGTTTAACGTATAtggaaaaatgttcattgtgtatttaaatTTTGTTCATCGTATATGAAAAATTTGTTCAACGTATACTACAAACTGTTCATTTGTGTTTTTGAATTGTCCATTGTTTTTACAAAAACACTGTATTTTAAAATCTGTTCAACAtgatactaaaaatatttatttcCATAAAAAAATCATTTGCCGCTGTCTTTTATACTTATTGGGTGGCGCTCAGTTAATATGTATGTGGGTCGCTAGCTCGGCTGGTTTGGCTCGCTGGAATGCAGAATGAGGTCGGGAGTTCGATTCCAAGAGTGCGCTTCTTTTTCGAATTTTTGCTCGACGCTTCGGCCGGCCCGTTTGCGTGTCGCTTCAGCGAAGCTGCGTCGATCGGACGCACACGGGCGGTGTATAGGAGCTCTCCCCCCAGCCTTTGGATCGCCTGCCTCTTAAAGATTCGCGCAGCTGACTTTCTTGTTTGAATTCGGCCCATTAAGGCGCATGCCCAGTCCGTTTGCTTTTTTCCTTCTGTTTTTTGGTCGGGCTCTTTCCTTTTGTCCTTCTTTTTGTTCTGTCGGGTCTGGTTGTTCATTGGGGCGTGCTGGACATGCGTGATAGATTGCTTTCGCCTTTTGTTCCTCTTTTTTTTTCAATCGTTGTTGACTTTTTTTTGTAGTATAAACTGGGGCAGGTTTGACCGCGGAGTTAGTGGGCTGGTGGGTTGAATGCAAGTACCTAATATACACCTACGTCAAACTGTTCATATTTctattttttgttttgattttgtttcTTTTTAAAATTTCcgttgtttttatgttttaattttaCTTTTTTTTGCTACATTCTTTACATTTCTTGATATTTCTTATTCCTTTTCCTTAAACATTGTTTCATGGTTTATGAACAATATATTCCACTGTATTGTTTTTTTTAATCTGCAATGTTCTAACAAAGAATTTTAAAATGGGCATTTTTTTGTTCATAATTTATTTTAAATATGTTTTGACCATGTTTATTTCATGTGTATGTACGTATATATGCGAATATATTCCCATTTTTGTATGTTAATGCGCTTCTTTTTCGAATTTTTGCTCGACGCTTCGGCCGGCCCGTTTGCGTGTCGCTTCAGCGAAGCTGCGTCGATCGGACGCACACGGGCGGTGTATAGGAGCTCTCCCCCCAGCCTTTGGATCGCCTGCCTCTTAAAGATTCGCGCAGCTGACTTTCTTGTTTGAATTCGGCCCATTAAGGCGCATGCCCAGTCCGTTTGCTTTTTTCCTTCTGTTTTTTGGTTGGGCTCTTTCCTTTTGTCCTTCTTTTTGTTCTGTCGGGTCTGGTTGTTCATTGGGGCGTGCTGGACATGCGTGATAGATTGCTTTCGCCTTttgttcctcttttttttttcaatCGTTGTTGACTTTTTTTGTAGTATAAACTGGGGCAGGTTTGACCGCGGAGTTAGTGGGCTGGTGGGTTGAATGCAAGTACCTAATATACACCTACGTCAAACTGTTCATATTTctattttttgttttgattttgtttcTTTTTAAAATTTCcgttgtttttatgttttaattttaCTTTTTTTTGCTACATTCTTTACATTTCTTGATATTTCTTATTCCTTTTCCTTAAACATTGTTTCATGGTTTATGAACAATATATTCCACTGTATTGTTTTTTTTAATCTGCAATGTTCTAACATAGAATTTTAAAATGGGCATTTTTTTGTTCATAATTTATTTTAAATATGTTTTGACCATGTTTATTTCATGTGTATGTACGTATATATGCGAATATATTCCCATTTTTGTATGTTAATGCATGTTGTTTGACATGTTTTTTTAAACAGGTTTTTTATATTTAAACCTTTTTGTCTGGTCCCTGTggcatttattattatttttgcatttCGTCTTATTACTTTTTCCTTGTCTTCTTTTTAATTGGCTTTTCAAACCTTCTTTTTGCTAACAACAAGATCCTTGCTgtacattttttttcattttatcttaTCACTTTTTGTTGCCTTTTTTAATGATCAATTTAAACCTTTTTCTTGCTAACAACAAGATTCTTGTTATCCATTTTGTTTTTAATATTTATTAAACAACAATTttaattttgaaatttgaaaatattGCCATCTGGTCACAAAAAATTGCCCCCAGATTCAACTGCATGTCTTCAATGCCTCGCAACTAAGTGACATTTTGTCGCAGTGGGGGCTGGGGGCGAGGGGGCAGCTGCATGTCTACCACTAGGCACAAAAATACAGAGTGTTGCCTTTCGACTACAACATGTATTTTTCAATGTAACCACAACTTTGTGGTGTTTTATCGGGGAAGGGGCAGTTGCATGTCTGCCACTAAGCCTGCAACTACAAGTGTCACCTCCCAATGCAACTCTATGGTGTTCTGTTGAAAGGGGTTGTTGCATGTCTGTCACTAGTCATGCAACTACAAATGTTGTCCCATCTGTAACTTCATGTCTTCAAACCATCTGCGACTTTGTCGATTTTATTGAGAGGGGCAGTTGCATGCCAACCACTAAGCATGTAACTGTGAGTCTCTCCCCCATTGGAACTCTGTGGTGTTTTGCCGCAATGGGTAGTTGCATGTCTGCTATTGTCCATGCAACTGCATGTATGATACTGGCCATGCAATTGCAAGTGTTGCTCTGGATTGCAATTGCAATTCTTCTACTGGCCACACAATTTTAAGTGTCACCCCGACTGCAACTGCATGTTTTCAAGATGTCTGCAACTTAGTAGTGTTTTGTTGGGGGGGGAGGGGCTAGTTGCATGTTTGCCACTAGACACGCAAATGCAAGTGTCGCCCCCGACTGCAACTGCATGTCTAGGATTCGACTGCAACTCGGTGTTGTTTTGTCCGGGGAGGGGGCGGTTGCATGTCTGCTATCGTCCATGCAAGTGCAAGTGTCACCCCCGACTGCAACTGCATGTATGATATTGGCCATGCAATTGTAAGTGTCGCCCCGATTGCAACTCCAGTTCTTCTACTGGCCACACAACTTCAAGTGTCGCCCCGACTGCAACTGCATGTTTTCAACATGTCCGCAACTTAGTGGTGTTTTGTCGGGGGGAGGGGCTAGTTGCATGTCTGGCACTAGGCACACAAATGCAAGTGTAGCCCCCGACTGCAACTACATGTCTTCGACCCGACTGCAACTCAGCGGTGTTTTGTTGGAGGTTGATGTCCGCCACTAGGCACGCAACTACATGTATTTCAACATGTCCACAACTTAGTGATGATTTGTCAGAGAAGGGGGTATTTGCATGTCCGCCACTAAGCACGCAATTGCAAGTGTCGCCCCCGGTTGCAACGGCATGCCTTCCACACGGTTGCAACTCAGTGGTGTTTTATTTCAAATTGTGCAATTTCGTCGCATGTCCGCCTCGGCGTGCAACTGCATGCACTACATCTCACATGCAACTACAAGCGCACCAACTTAACTGTGCAGAAGGATTAAAAGTGTGTGGTGTCCCGATATGTGTGTAATTTTTTTTATCTTACTTCTTTTTACTGTATCATTGTTTGCACACCCGCTGGTTGCATGTAATTGCATTACGGTTATATGTGTGTAGAATGTCTTTTTGTTTAAATACTTGTATTTTTTTCGAATGTGGATTTGGTGAATATGGTTACACGCGCATCCCTTATGAATAGTAAattaaaaaaatactggaaaacaAAAAATATCTGATTTTGTTTTCTAACATACATAGTCAACCTACTTGCATATgaaatttcacgaaaaaatgacATCCATGGAAATCTGGGCAAAAGTGACAAAAttgaagccatttaaaagaacacTATTTGATGAATAGTATGGTCTCACttgtattttcttcactaagaATACCACATGTGTCAATACTTCACGAAACTTCACATGTGAGTGGAATGGCCGACCAAATTTGTacctaatttttttagaatttttagtttCTTTCtggtatttttttttcaaatttactatTCACACGGGTGCGCATGGAACCATGTCCACCTTTGTATTTTCGTATTTTTTCTCTAATATAAAATCACCATAAGCTGTATGCCCATAGCTCACACGGTCACACCCAACTACAAGCAGTGTATACGAGAATTTTTCGGCGAACAAAAAGAAtacaagattttgaacacaagcaAGCTGCATCACTTGTCGAGCTGAAGCTAGTTAGAAAAATACACTTACAAGGGCAGTGGTACATCCCAAGTACGTACTAGCAAGAGAAAAAAATCCGGCAACTACGTAAGATAAAAGGTGGGACGAAAGCCCAGTACGGGACCAGGCCAGCCATCACGAAGACAAGACATAACAGATTCAGAAAAACAAAAAAGCCTGGGAAGTACACATGATGATGtacttcgcgaagtctcagtcgactgagacctaaaCAAACCCATTTGTTAATGTAACCATACTACTTCACCTGATAAGGTTTTCAGGGACGTGCTCAGATCCCGCAATACCACATGTCAGTTTCCTTGCCATCAACGCAGGGGCAAAATAGTCTAAAAAATGCCTAGCTATTGCCTCCTTGGTATGCGGGCTGGTTCTTATGCACAAAGAAAAAAGAATCAGAGGGAGTACCAAAGTAACTAGAGACTGGAGACAGGGGCTAGCTAGCTATGCGCTGTGACTGCAAAAGGCAAAGGCTCAACGCGTGCAGGCCAGAAGTCATCTTGCACACTTGCCCGATCCTGCCGACGTGCATGGAGGATTGTTGGCACCGGCGTATCTTTATTTAACCGCCAAATGACAATGGCAATGCTTACGTGCACGAAGAATTAAGCCCGTCGACATAATTTGATGGCCGATCTTCTCGTATATGAAGCTGAGGTGCATGGTATCATCTGTGTGATGTGGTGGTTATTAACGGACCAATAAGGACGTGAGCGTGAGGTAGGGACGTACCATAGGAACTTGGCTCCTGTCGTCGACCGATCGTACGTCCTGTAGTGTGCTGGCATGAACTGACCATGGATCTGCATGCCCGCGCTAGGTCGTTGTAGACATCGGCTAGGATGCTAGGTGCATACATACGCGAGTAGAACGCCGGCCGCTGGCCGCT is from Triticum aestivum cultivar Chinese Spring chromosome 1B, IWGSC CS RefSeq v2.1, whole genome shotgun sequence and encodes:
- the LOC123142153 gene encoding putative receptor protein kinase ZmPK1 (The sequence of the model RefSeq protein was modified relative to this genomic sequence to represent the inferred CDS: added 32 bases not found in genome assembly), whose amino-acid sequence is MARFVSLLLLVPLLRSCAAASAGVGHTLGAGSSLSVEDHDRPFLVSPDATFSCGFLPAGKNAFYFSVWFTAATDRTAAWTANPGAPVNGRVSRMSFSADGKLSLADANGTTVWDSKNAGNKHFTVSLLDTGNLLVADPSSGRAVWQSFDWPTDTLLPSQPLTKDTRLVAGYYSLYYDNDNVLRLLYDGPQIASIYWPDRDIGVFGSGRTNYNSSRIAVLDDTGVFLSSDNLRVEASDLGAAGVKRRLTIEQDGSVRMYSLDAAGGWAVTWAAVKQPCSVHGLCGKNAVCEYLPSPRCSCVPGYEMVDRRDWRKGCNPTFSLPAATATNCSTSEKRFTFVKVASTDFYGYDIGYNSSVTFEYCESICLSMCSCAAFAYKKDGTGQCYPKGVLFNGYTSSTAPGNIYLKVPTDLNASAPPPSMALDCSLDGFDTAIDPPTYVDTYGALRSGPNLSYLFWFAAVLGFLELLFAATAWWFMSGQESMPSSLEAGYRLVMGTQFRRFMYRELKKVTGDFNEVLGRGGSGVVYRGVLDKTTVVAVKELTDVLQGEEEFWAEMTVFGRINHINLVRIWGFCSEGKHKLLVYEYVENGSLDRHLFSEDSSKALAWRERFKIALGAAKGLAYLHHECLEWVIHCDVKPENILLTRDLDPKIADFGLSKLSGRKAVGDGVQLSQMRGTTGYMAPEWVLGLPIDAKVDVYSYGIVLLEILMGSRITEQRTVDGKERLQMNQIVQALKQVVASGDIMSLVDSKLNGQFNPRQAMEMLKISLSCVEERSSRPAMDDIFKALIACDDEDEHPAYLS